A genomic stretch from Desulfotignum balticum DSM 7044 includes:
- the recD gene encoding exodeoxyribonuclease V subunit alpha, with protein MLKTHPENSDILNRLHAREAISHLDYYFASYVARVFACEDPLVKMTCALVSSALARGHVCLDLKALSGRMIPSLKRDGPQIRLPQFKPWRTALAAASMVGKSEDENPCRLPLVLDTDGCLYLAKYYDFQERLVNTLASRIRTRSFPVAPDFIRSQMHRHFPGDPEQTRCQRQAVATALQSNFTVISGGPGTGKTHITRIIRDILQAHAEALHQPPFRFLSLAPTGRAASRLQDGATIHSALIPRKHGPGFVHGKNNPLVADVVIIDEASMIDLALMTRLMEAIPSSSRVILLGDDHQLSPVQAGAVFSEICRTDVMAPLVVSLTYNFRSRGKTGIEALATAIRENDADETTRILTSNQYPDLVYESPGNDGHAVLERYIRSGYGPFMAQQDMADALDAMDRFKILCAHNIGESGTLQINHVCEKILRRPRHSAITDRSVKQMIMINTNDYDRGVFNGDTGVVLQDKQGLVAGFRMEDGTIRKFGIMDLPSHEPAFGITIHKSQGSEFETVLILIPNTVSRVMTRQLLYTGVTRARRKVVILGSLTVIQEAISQSLEQTCRVSARLAREKEFLAPVVTMEV; from the coding sequence ATGTTGAAGACGCATCCAGAAAACAGTGATATTCTGAACCGGCTGCATGCCCGGGAAGCGATTTCTCATCTGGATTATTATTTTGCCTCGTATGTGGCCCGGGTGTTTGCCTGTGAGGACCCGCTGGTAAAGATGACATGCGCTCTGGTTTCCAGTGCCCTGGCCCGGGGGCATGTGTGTCTTGATTTAAAGGCACTGTCCGGCCGGATGATCCCTTCGCTGAAAAGAGACGGGCCCCAGATCCGGCTGCCGCAATTCAAGCCATGGCGGACCGCATTGGCCGCCGCATCCATGGTGGGAAAATCTGAAGATGAAAATCCCTGCCGGTTGCCTCTGGTGCTGGATACGGACGGATGCCTTTACCTGGCCAAATATTATGATTTTCAGGAGCGTCTGGTAAACACCCTGGCTTCACGGATCCGCACCCGTTCTTTTCCGGTGGCACCCGATTTTATCCGTTCACAGATGCATCGGCATTTTCCGGGGGATCCCGAACAGACCCGGTGCCAGAGACAGGCCGTGGCCACAGCCCTGCAATCCAATTTTACCGTGATCTCAGGGGGGCCGGGCACGGGAAAAACGCACATCACCCGGATTATACGAGACATTTTACAGGCCCATGCCGAAGCATTGCATCAGCCGCCTTTCCGTTTTTTATCTCTGGCCCCCACCGGCCGGGCCGCTTCCCGGCTTCAGGACGGGGCCACCATTCACTCAGCCCTGATTCCCCGGAAACATGGGCCGGGTTTTGTCCATGGGAAAAATAATCCGCTGGTGGCGGATGTGGTGATCATCGATGAAGCTTCCATGATTGATCTGGCTTTGATGACCCGGTTGATGGAGGCCATTCCATCGTCCTCCCGGGTGATTCTGCTGGGAGATGACCACCAGCTGTCCCCGGTCCAGGCCGGGGCCGTGTTCAGTGAAATCTGCCGAACCGATGTCATGGCTCCGCTGGTGGTCTCACTGACGTACAATTTCAGATCCCGGGGCAAAACCGGGATTGAAGCTTTGGCCACAGCCATCCGGGAAAATGATGCGGATGAAACCACCCGGATTCTGACTTCAAATCAATATCCGGATCTGGTCTATGAATCGCCTGGAAATGACGGCCATGCCGTGCTTGAAAGATATATCCGGTCAGGGTATGGGCCGTTCATGGCCCAGCAGGATATGGCGGATGCGCTGGATGCCATGGACCGGTTCAAAATTTTGTGTGCACACAATATCGGCGAATCCGGAACATTACAAATTAATCATGTTTGTGAAAAGATTTTGCGCAGACCGAGACATTCTGCTATAACCGACCGGTCTGTGAAACAGATGATCATGATCAACACCAATGATTATGACCGAGGGGTGTTCAACGGAGATACAGGGGTTGTTCTCCAGGATAAACAAGGTCTTGTGGCGGGTTTCAGAATGGAAGACGGCACGATCCGGAAATTCGGAATCATGGATCTGCCTTCCCATGAGCCTGCCTTTGGGATCACTATACATAAAAGCCAGGGATCGGAATTTGAAACGGTTCTGATCCTTATTCCCAACACTGTGTCCCGGGTGATGACCCGGCAGCTTCTGTATACCGGGGTCACAAGAGCCAGAAGAAAAGTGGTGATTCTTGGATCATTGACAGTGATTCAAGAGGCCATCTCCCAGTCCCTGGAACAGACCTGCCGGGTTTCTGCACGGCTGGCCCGGGAAAAGGAATTTTTGGCACCGGTTGTTACCATGGAGGTATGA
- the resB gene encoding cytochrome c biogenesis protein ResB, protein MKNKDGISRQIWVFFCSVKLTVYILVLLAVTSIIGTVVLQNGSPQQYVNLYGQGIYNLIQVFDLDDMYHAWWFLLLLLVLCINITVCSVERLSLLWKTIFPGRVRFNVNRYLKSKSSQTIDTTSSVKQLLEPCESWLAKQAGPVIRQTDGQTTYLYAEKGRWTRLGVFVVHASVLLLLAGALIGAVFGFKANVRIDEGTQTGRVFESKTREPMTLDFIIRCNEFEVSFYENGAPEEFRSNLTIIEDGQESLTTDIRVNHPLRYKGINIFQSSYGTAAPDTVTMQMVDNQSGAEIIRDIRIGETIDLPDGAGQFTLQGFLPHFEFRNHDLGETFFGLVTLTGETGFQIGMPMQFPTFDKMRKGRFAFVVTDFEKRYYTGLQVTKDPGVWYVYAGFILMILGCWVTFFMSHQSFLLTLAPRGDGQTRVVLSGKSSRNSRSMTLKLKQMATRLENQLNKGE, encoded by the coding sequence TTGAAAAATAAAGACGGTATTTCCCGCCAGATCTGGGTGTTTTTTTGTTCCGTCAAACTAACCGTGTATATTCTGGTCCTGCTGGCAGTGACCTCGATTATCGGGACGGTGGTGCTTCAGAACGGGTCCCCCCAGCAGTATGTGAATCTGTACGGACAAGGGATTTATAACCTGATTCAGGTGTTTGATCTTGATGACATGTATCATGCCTGGTGGTTTCTGCTGCTTTTGCTGGTTTTGTGCATCAATATCACGGTCTGTTCCGTGGAACGGTTGTCCCTGTTATGGAAAACCATTTTTCCGGGCCGGGTCCGTTTCAATGTCAACCGGTATTTGAAATCAAAATCCAGTCAGACCATCGATACGACATCATCGGTCAAGCAGTTGCTTGAACCCTGCGAAAGCTGGCTTGCCAAACAGGCGGGACCGGTCATTCGGCAAACCGACGGCCAGACCACCTATCTGTATGCGGAAAAAGGGCGATGGACCCGGTTGGGGGTGTTTGTGGTGCATGCCAGTGTGCTGCTGCTTCTGGCCGGTGCCCTGATCGGTGCGGTTTTCGGGTTCAAAGCCAATGTGAGAATTGATGAGGGAACCCAGACCGGCCGGGTGTTTGAGAGCAAAACCAGGGAACCCATGACACTGGATTTCATCATCCGGTGCAATGAATTTGAAGTGTCATTTTACGAGAACGGAGCGCCGGAAGAATTCCGTTCAAATCTCACGATCATCGAAGACGGGCAGGAAAGCCTGACCACCGATATCCGGGTCAATCATCCGCTGCGGTACAAAGGGATCAACATTTTTCAATCTTCTTACGGCACGGCGGCACCCGACACGGTGACGATGCAGATGGTTGACAATCAAAGCGGCGCTGAAATCATTCGCGACATCCGGATCGGCGAAACCATTGATCTGCCGGACGGGGCGGGGCAGTTCACGCTTCAGGGATTTCTTCCCCATTTTGAGTTCCGGAACCATGATCTGGGAGAAACCTTTTTCGGACTGGTGACTCTGACCGGAGAAACCGGTTTTCAGATCGGAATGCCCATGCAGTTCCCCACATTTGACAAGATGCGAAAAGGCCGGTTCGCCTTTGTTGTGACCGATTTTGAAAAACGGTATTATACCGGGCTTCAGGTCACCAAAGATCCGGGCGTGTGGTATGTTTACGCCGGATTCATTCTGATGATCCTGGGATGCTGGGTCACTTTTTTCATGTCCCATCAATCGTTTCTTCTCACGCTGGCACCCCGGGGTGACGGGCAGACCCGGGTGGTTTTGTCCGGTAAATCCAGTCGCAACAGCCGGAGCATGACACTGAAACTCAAACAAATGGCGACCCGCCTGGAAAATCAATTAAACAAGGGTGAATAA
- the qrcB gene encoding menaquinone reductase molybdopterin-binding-like subunit QrcB — translation MKVDRRSFLGLGIGAVAGIAISPVGAKLTDDFSIWTQNWPWTPVPPDGEVSYDRTVCHLCPGACGISVRKIDGRPVKIEGLDPYPVNNGGVCLHGIAGLQYLYDPSRVKSPMKKVNNRFVPISWDEALTMVADRLGELRNDQKPDTLACITGSDQGSVPGLFKHFMAAFGSPNYLTMPDLESWLVRTAKTLHGDAYTLGFDIDHSDFILSFGAGLIDGWGSPVACIQTMGNRRQRQATLVQIEPRLSNTAASANQWIPINPGTEADLAMGMCAVLLKENLFDPVFAQGFKGGFMRFTAMVQKEYPLDKVAGVTGISAADIQKTAVAFAKAKMPVALPGKGRGEGAQNLKEFAAVHTLNCLSGNVNKQGGTFVKPLPKYLNFPDPVQDAVALKGAAAAPLAGSVQELVTRIDKSGESPVKALLVYNANPCFALNDPSRIRAAFEKIPFKVCVTSFMDETAMVSDVILPVSTFLERMEDVPSKAGLAATVVGLSKPMIKPVFNTRSPGDVVIGMARALGGDMAKNFAWDSYDACLEQVTARIWGPLVRKGHVVLSENLPAGSVETDFEFLAQNPETVKPAGDLEFTLIPIDYFRVPPTVPAPSPFAIKTVSDRILKGTDMFVEINPQSAKNLKDGGFATLTTPAGSVPVRVHFNDGIMPGVIGMVKGLGHTLDNKYVSGKGVNINALISPKIEPDSGMDAAFGIKAGISKA, via the coding sequence ATGAAAGTTGACAGACGAAGCTTCTTGGGATTGGGAATCGGCGCAGTTGCAGGCATTGCCATCTCCCCTGTCGGAGCCAAACTCACGGATGATTTTTCCATCTGGACCCAGAACTGGCCCTGGACACCGGTTCCGCCGGATGGAGAAGTATCCTATGACCGCACTGTATGCCATTTGTGCCCCGGTGCCTGCGGTATTTCTGTAAGAAAAATTGACGGACGGCCGGTAAAGATTGAAGGGCTGGACCCCTATCCGGTGAACAACGGCGGGGTCTGTTTGCATGGAATTGCCGGACTTCAATACCTGTATGATCCCAGCCGGGTGAAATCGCCGATGAAAAAAGTCAATAACCGGTTCGTGCCCATCTCATGGGACGAGGCCCTCACCATGGTGGCGGACAGGCTGGGTGAACTTCGAAACGATCAGAAACCCGACACACTGGCCTGTATCACCGGTTCGGACCAGGGGTCGGTCCCGGGCCTGTTCAAACATTTTATGGCCGCATTCGGTTCTCCCAACTACCTGACCATGCCGGATCTTGAATCCTGGCTGGTCCGGACGGCAAAAACCCTGCACGGTGATGCATATACCCTGGGATTCGATATTGATCACTCCGATTTTATCTTAAGTTTCGGTGCCGGGTTGATTGACGGATGGGGGTCTCCGGTGGCATGTATCCAGACCATGGGCAACCGAAGACAAAGACAAGCCACCCTGGTTCAGATCGAACCCCGGCTTTCCAATACCGCCGCCAGTGCCAATCAATGGATTCCCATCAACCCGGGCACTGAAGCGGACTTGGCCATGGGCATGTGCGCGGTTCTGCTCAAGGAAAACTTGTTTGATCCGGTGTTTGCCCAGGGGTTCAAAGGCGGATTCATGCGGTTTACTGCCATGGTACAAAAAGAATATCCCCTGGACAAGGTTGCCGGAGTCACCGGCATCAGTGCCGCGGACATCCAGAAAACCGCCGTCGCATTTGCCAAGGCAAAAATGCCTGTGGCTCTGCCGGGAAAAGGACGGGGTGAAGGGGCCCAGAACCTCAAGGAATTTGCCGCGGTTCACACGCTGAACTGCCTGAGCGGCAATGTCAACAAACAAGGCGGGACGTTTGTCAAGCCGCTTCCAAAATATCTGAACTTTCCGGACCCAGTGCAGGATGCCGTGGCGTTGAAAGGTGCGGCTGCTGCCCCGCTGGCAGGTTCGGTTCAGGAACTGGTGACCCGGATTGATAAATCGGGCGAATCGCCGGTAAAAGCGTTGCTGGTCTACAATGCCAATCCCTGTTTTGCCCTGAATGATCCGTCCCGGATCCGGGCCGCATTTGAAAAAATTCCCTTCAAGGTCTGTGTGACATCGTTCATGGATGAAACCGCCATGGTATCGGATGTGATTCTGCCGGTATCCACGTTTCTGGAACGTATGGAAGATGTGCCTTCAAAAGCCGGCCTGGCCGCAACCGTGGTGGGGCTTTCAAAACCCATGATAAAGCCGGTGTTCAACACCCGCAGTCCCGGAGATGTGGTGATTGGAATGGCCCGGGCTCTGGGCGGCGATATGGCCAAAAATTTTGCCTGGGACAGTTATGATGCCTGCCTGGAACAGGTGACCGCCAGAATCTGGGGGCCTTTGGTTCGAAAAGGCCATGTGGTGCTGTCTGAGAATCTGCCGGCCGGATCCGTTGAAACGGATTTCGAGTTTCTGGCACAAAATCCGGAGACGGTGAAACCGGCAGGCGATCTGGAATTCACCCTGATTCCCATTGACTATTTCCGGGTGCCGCCCACAGTACCGGCACCTTCTCCATTTGCCATCAAAACCGTGTCCGACCGGATTCTCAAAGGAACGGACATGTTTGTGGAAATCAATCCCCAATCCGCCAAAAATCTGAAAGACGGTGGATTTGCCACGTTGACGACTCCTGCGGGATCCGTCCCGGTGCGGGTGCATTTCAATGACGGGATCATGCCCGGTGTCATCGGTATGGTTAAGGGCCTTGGACACACCCTGGACAACAAATATGTGTCAGGCAAGGGGGTGAATATCAATGCACTGATTTCACCGAAAATCGAGCCGGATTCAGGCATGGATGCCGCTTTTGGTATCAAAGCCGGAATTTCAAAGGCCTAA
- the ccsB gene encoding c-type cytochrome biogenesis protein CcsB, whose amino-acid sequence MNSAFALSSTTFLYGLAMVCYVGAFAFKKKLPATAGFYVLVLGLLLNTAGIGLRWVESYQMGFGRAPFSNMYESLIFFSWTMTALYLYVEIKYREQGFGVFVSPLIFLAIAYASFDPSMSAKINPLIPALKSNWLIAHVVTCFLGYAGFALAFGLSLTYYVKPGQPDQNSIFSRLPDGEVIDELTYQMVVFGFLFLTIGIITGAVWANSAWGKYWSWDPKETWSLITWFVYAIFLHLRLMRGWHGRNLALVSITGFVAVLFTYFGVNFLLSGLHSYA is encoded by the coding sequence ATGAATAGTGCGTTTGCGTTGTCTTCGACCACTTTTTTGTACGGCCTGGCAATGGTGTGTTATGTCGGGGCGTTTGCTTTCAAGAAAAAACTGCCTGCGACCGCCGGCTTTTATGTGCTGGTACTTGGACTGCTTCTGAATACGGCCGGGATCGGACTGCGGTGGGTGGAATCGTACCAGATGGGGTTTGGCCGGGCCCCGTTTTCAAACATGTATGAATCCCTGATCTTTTTTTCCTGGACCATGACCGCTTTGTATCTGTATGTGGAGATCAAATACAGGGAACAGGGGTTCGGCGTTTTTGTGTCTCCCTTGATTTTTCTGGCCATTGCCTATGCCTCGTTTGACCCGAGCATGAGTGCCAAGATCAATCCGTTGATTCCGGCGTTGAAAAGCAACTGGCTCATTGCCCATGTGGTAACCTGTTTTCTGGGGTATGCCGGATTTGCCCTGGCTTTCGGGCTCAGTCTCACCTATTACGTGAAACCCGGGCAGCCGGATCAAAACTCGATTTTTTCACGATTGCCGGACGGAGAAGTCATTGATGAACTCACCTATCAGATGGTGGTGTTCGGGTTTCTTTTTTTGACCATCGGCATCATCACAGGCGCCGTCTGGGCCAACTCCGCCTGGGGCAAATACTGGTCCTGGGACCCCAAAGAAACCTGGTCTCTGATCACCTGGTTCGTGTATGCCATTTTCCTTCATCTGCGGCTGATGCGGGGCTGGCATGGCCGCAATCTGGCACTGGTGTCCATCACCGGTTTCGTGGCGGTGTTATTCACCTATTTCGGGGTCAATTTTCTGTTGTCCGGACTTCACAGCTACGCCTGA
- the qrcA gene encoding menaquinone reductase multiheme cytochrome c subunit QrcA has protein sequence MSEIENKTEHGSMDGATAGTAGDPKNDTGLGLGVIFFIVAFLICFLSGWLLFPKLLYSKHEQPFNFDHVLHVEETGDCESCHYLREDGTFSGIPKTESCLDCHTDEPMGDTKDEAIFAGDYVAKEQEVPWYVYARQPDCVFFSHAAHINAAGMDCKSCHGPIDETRTSRPYEENKLTGYSRDIWGKNIWGIKKNSWDRMKMNDCAVCHEKETGHKGYCFQCHK, from the coding sequence ATGAGTGAAATAGAAAACAAAACTGAACACGGTTCCATGGATGGTGCGACAGCAGGCACTGCCGGTGACCCGAAAAATGACACAGGCCTGGGGCTGGGTGTCATTTTTTTTATTGTGGCATTTCTGATATGCTTCCTGTCCGGCTGGCTCCTGTTCCCCAAACTGCTTTATTCCAAACACGAACAACCTTTTAATTTCGACCACGTGCTCCATGTGGAGGAAACCGGGGACTGCGAATCCTGCCATTATCTTCGGGAAGACGGCACGTTTTCAGGGATTCCCAAGACCGAATCCTGTCTGGACTGCCACACGGATGAGCCCATGGGCGATACAAAAGATGAGGCCATATTTGCAGGCGATTATGTGGCAAAAGAACAGGAGGTCCCCTGGTATGTGTATGCCCGGCAGCCGGATTGCGTTTTCTTTTCCCATGCCGCCCATATCAATGCCGCAGGTATGGACTGTAAATCCTGCCACGGCCCCATCGATGAAACCAGAACGTCCCGGCCCTATGAGGAAAACAAACTTACCGGATACAGCCGGGATATATGGGGGAAAAATATCTGGGGCATCAAGAAAAATTCCTGGGACCGCATGAAAATGAATGACTGCGCGGTGTGTCATGAGAAGGAAACCGGCCATAAAGGCTATTGCTTCCAGTGCCACAAATAG
- a CDS encoding UDP-N-acetylmuramate--L-alanine ligase, which yields MTKIRRIHLIAACGTGMGTLACMLKQMGYEVTGSDQHVYPPMSDFLAASDIRLFDRFDPANLDQTPDLVIIGNAVTRDNPEAAAVLARQIPYLSMPQAVNRFIAADKKIILITGTHGKTTTAAIMAHLLTVAGLDPGFMIGGILKDYQSGFRIGNGEYMVIEGDEYDTAFFDKGPKFMHYDPFITIMTGVEFDHADIFKDLDHVKSVFAQLVSKIADTSVLIACKDSPHLMDILADQNINPVFYGSDGDWTYADMVQADHQTRAQIQGPESDYEIETRLPGHHNLMNFLACAAAAHTLGISTATVKQAMASFSGIRRRQDVRGVKRGITVMDDFAHHPSAVAATIRAVKPFYHPGRVIAVFEPRTNTSMRRFFQDTYPAAFTEADMVCICNPAVKKNIPENERFSPEKLVSDINKLGVEAHYFSDTNGLLSFLPSRLIPSDLVLIMSNGGFDNIHTRLLDTIE from the coding sequence ATGACCAAAATTCGCCGCATACATCTGATTGCTGCCTGCGGGACCGGCATGGGAACCTTGGCCTGCATGCTCAAGCAGATGGGGTATGAAGTGACCGGCTCGGATCAGCATGTTTACCCCCCCATGAGTGATTTTCTGGCAGCCAGTGACATCCGGTTGTTTGACCGGTTTGATCCGGCCAATCTGGATCAAACTCCGGATCTGGTGATCATCGGCAATGCCGTGACCCGGGACAATCCCGAAGCTGCCGCGGTTCTGGCCCGGCAGATTCCCTATCTGTCCATGCCCCAGGCCGTGAACCGGTTTATCGCAGCCGATAAAAAGATCATTCTGATCACCGGTACCCACGGCAAAACCACGACCGCTGCTATCATGGCCCATTTACTGACCGTGGCGGGGCTGGATCCCGGGTTCATGATCGGCGGGATTTTAAAGGACTACCAGTCCGGGTTCCGAATCGGCAACGGGGAATACATGGTCATTGAAGGGGATGAATATGATACCGCCTTTTTTGACAAAGGGCCCAAATTCATGCACTATGATCCGTTTATCACGATCATGACCGGTGTGGAATTCGACCATGCCGATATTTTCAAGGATCTGGATCATGTCAAGTCGGTATTTGCCCAACTGGTATCAAAAATAGCGGATACCAGTGTTCTGATTGCTTGCAAAGACAGCCCCCATCTCATGGATATTCTGGCAGACCAAAACATAAACCCTGTTTTTTACGGATCTGACGGTGACTGGACATATGCGGATATGGTTCAGGCGGACCACCAGACCCGGGCTCAAATCCAAGGGCCTGAATCCGATTATGAGATTGAAACCCGGTTGCCCGGGCATCACAATCTGATGAATTTTCTGGCTTGTGCGGCGGCGGCCCATACGTTGGGGATCAGCACGGCCACGGTGAAACAGGCCATGGCATCGTTTTCCGGTATCCGGCGCCGTCAGGATGTCCGGGGGGTTAAACGCGGTATCACGGTCATGGACGATTTTGCCCATCATCCGTCTGCGGTGGCAGCCACTATCCGGGCAGTGAAACCGTTTTACCATCCGGGCCGGGTGATTGCCGTGTTTGAGCCCCGCACCAACACCTCCATGCGCCGGTTTTTCCAGGACACCTATCCTGCCGCATTTACCGAAGCGGATATGGTGTGTATCTGCAATCCGGCCGTTAAAAAAAACATACCTGAAAATGAGCGGTTTTCCCCTGAAAAGCTGGTGTCGGATATCAATAAGCTCGGGGTGGAAGCCCATTATTTTTCCGACACAAACGGGCTGCTGTCGTTTCTGCCTTCCCGGCTGATTCCCAGCGATCTGGTGCTGATCATGTCCAATGGCGGATTTGACAATATCCATACCCGGCTGCTTGACACAATTGAATGA
- a CDS encoding TetR/AcrR family transcriptional regulator, producing the protein MGIHERKQREKQRRRRDIINAARKIFSVKGFNSATMEEIATEAELSPGTLYLYFKNKEELHTSLSIDILKYLTTQIQEVVNLDICVEEKMERFRDVFIDVYGYDASILINLFHLQSGETLHNLSDEMMQHLKKNSARAHGAIIQVIKEGIDKGIFIDEHPVALADVLWGSYAGVVLWVDSKKKLDDHKDFVKSTLTTAFKVIIQGLKKT; encoded by the coding sequence ATGGGCATACACGAGAGAAAACAAAGAGAAAAACAACGCCGGCGCCGGGATATTATCAATGCCGCACGTAAAATTTTTTCCGTCAAGGGCTTTAACAGCGCGACCATGGAAGAGATTGCCACTGAAGCGGAATTAAGCCCCGGCACCTTGTATCTGTATTTCAAGAACAAGGAGGAACTGCACACATCGCTTTCCATTGATATCCTTAAATATCTGACCACCCAGATTCAGGAAGTGGTCAACCTGGATATCTGTGTGGAAGAAAAGATGGAGCGGTTCAGAGATGTTTTCATCGATGTGTATGGCTATGATGCCAGCATACTGATCAATCTGTTTCACCTGCAGTCAGGTGAAACCCTTCACAATCTGTCCGATGAGATGATGCAGCACCTCAAGAAAAACTCGGCCCGGGCCCATGGCGCGATCATTCAGGTGATCAAGGAAGGCATTGACAAAGGGATTTTTATTGATGAACACCCGGTGGCCTTGGCAGATGTGCTGTGGGGATCCTATGCCGGGGTGGTGCTCTGGGTGGATTCCAAAAAAAAGCTGGACGATCATAAAGATTTTGTCAAATCAACGCTCACCACGGCATTTAAAGTCATTATTCAGGGGTTGAAAAAAACCTGA
- the hemL gene encoding glutamate-1-semialdehyde 2,1-aminomutase, with protein MQHSKSLDLFNKAKQLIPGGVNSPVRACNSVGGQPVFIERGDKSRLFDVDGNDYIDYVMSWGPLVLGHRPPEVIQALMQALETGTSFGAPTHLETQLAELVTQTVPSVEMVRMVNSGTEATMSAVRLARGFTGRNIIIKFDGCYHGHADTLLVAAGSGVATLNIPGSPGVPQTVTQNTLSLPYNDIEGFKQVMAQQGDQVAGVILEPVAGNMGMVPPREGFLETLRKETQKYGAVLIFDEVMTGFRVAKNSAQGLFNITPDLTCFGKIIGGGLPVGAYGGKKEIMSQIAPTGPVYQAGTLSGNPLAMAAGIATLTALQKDGVYETLEARTSALMNGFKAAADEAGIPFQSGHVGSMAGFFFTDRPVYDFQDAKTSDLNRFAAFYRGMLAKGIYLAPSQFEACFVSLAHTKKDIDDTIAAAKAVMVEI; from the coding sequence ATGCAACACAGCAAATCCCTTGATTTGTTCAACAAGGCAAAACAATTGATTCCCGGAGGTGTCAATTCTCCGGTACGGGCATGCAATTCCGTGGGCGGGCAGCCGGTATTCATTGAACGCGGTGACAAAAGCCGGCTCTTTGATGTGGATGGAAATGACTATATCGATTATGTCATGTCCTGGGGGCCCCTGGTATTGGGGCATCGGCCGCCGGAAGTGATTCAGGCCCTGATGCAGGCCCTGGAGACCGGCACCAGTTTCGGTGCCCCGACCCATCTGGAAACCCAATTGGCGGAACTGGTGACCCAGACGGTGCCGTCCGTGGAAATGGTGCGTATGGTCAATTCCGGCACCGAGGCCACCATGAGCGCCGTCCGTCTGGCCAGAGGGTTTACCGGACGAAACATTATCATCAAGTTTGACGGATGCTATCATGGTCATGCCGACACCCTGCTGGTGGCAGCCGGGTCCGGTGTGGCGACCCTGAACATTCCCGGCAGCCCCGGAGTCCCGCAGACAGTGACACAGAACACCTTGTCTCTGCCATACAACGATATCGAAGGATTCAAACAGGTGATGGCCCAGCAGGGGGACCAGGTGGCCGGGGTGATCCTGGAACCGGTGGCCGGCAACATGGGCATGGTGCCTCCTCGGGAGGGGTTTCTTGAAACCCTGCGAAAAGAAACACAAAAATACGGGGCAGTGCTGATTTTTGATGAGGTCATGACCGGGTTCCGGGTGGCCAAAAATTCTGCCCAGGGATTGTTCAACATCACACCGGACCTGACCTGTTTCGGCAAAATTATCGGGGGCGGGCTGCCCGTGGGGGCCTATGGCGGAAAAAAAGAGATCATGTCCCAGATCGCACCCACAGGGCCGGTGTACCAGGCCGGCACCCTGTCGGGTAATCCTTTGGCCATGGCCGCCGGCATTGCCACGTTGACCGCATTGCAGAAAGACGGGGTGTATGAAACCCTTGAGGCCCGGACAAGCGCGCTGATGAACGGGTTCAAGGCGGCAGCGGATGAAGCGGGTATTCCTTTTCAGTCCGGGCATGTGGGGTCCATGGCCGGGTTCTTTTTCACCGACCGGCCTGTGTATGATTTTCAAGATGCCAAAACCAGTGATCTGAACCGGTTTGCCGCATTTTATCGAGGCATGCTGGCAAAAGGCATTTACCTGGCACCGTCTCAGTTCGAGGCCTGTTTTGTTTCTCTGGCCCACACAAAAAAAGACATTGATGACACCATTGCCGCGGCCAAAGCGGTGATGGTGGAAATTTAA
- a CDS encoding bacteriohemerythrin — MMQNDLKVEWDAGFSVDVAEIDTHQKKMFDLFNELIDLKQRKAESKAIANIITEINDYSKLYFTEEERMLRQREYPDRDIHARYHRRFIRNALSLRREITEDVNNLSLEAIVSLRDWLIEHILTNDAMYVPFLRIHRYVEDASRKQ; from the coding sequence ATGATGCAAAATGATCTCAAGGTTGAGTGGGATGCCGGATTCAGTGTGGATGTGGCAGAGATCGACACCCACCAGAAAAAAATGTTCGATCTTTTCAATGAACTCATTGATTTGAAACAGAGAAAAGCGGAATCCAAAGCGATTGCCAATATTATCACGGAAATCAACGATTACAGTAAGCTGTATTTTACAGAAGAAGAGAGAATGCTCAGACAGCGGGAATATCCGGACCGGGATATACACGCCAGATACCATCGGCGATTCATCCGCAATGCCCTCAGCCTGCGCCGGGAAATTACGGAAGATGTCAACAATCTGAGTCTGGAAGCCATCGTTTCCCTCCGGGACTGGCTGATTGAGCACATCCTGACCAATGATGCGATGTATGTGCCTTTTTTGCGCATTCACCGGTATGTTGAAGACGCATCCAGAAAACAGTGA